A single window of Nocardia sp. NBC_01327 DNA harbors:
- a CDS encoding lipase family protein produces MGISEPQLPGDDPFYHSPVPLGRLAPGTILRSRQVRLGLFGLVPQQIEAWQLLYRTTDLRGAPEAAVTTVLLPWGADPAERRPLLSFQCAIDAVAPMCFPSYALRHGARALGSIPQLELPLIASALTRGWAVSVPDHEGLGGHFGAAREPGYRALDAARAALRFPALGLAADTRIGLWGYSGGGLATAWAAELASEYAPELDIVGAVAGSPVGDPAAAFVRLNASPYAGFAMVFTAGLRRAYPQLRAVLSDHLSAAYLALLDTAERTPTLPLLARFAGRDADRHAREGLAAMLDHPELRIVLDDIRPGAQAPAMPMLVLQAVHDEVIAVADIDAHVGRYLRRGAHVGYLRDRLSMHLPLQFLGAPTMIDWLADRFEDQPLGLPGRETVWSVALSRRSRSQHVPFLALLLRMLCGRPVLGRAGSREVRRRIAV; encoded by the coding sequence ATGGGCATCTCTGAGCCGCAACTGCCGGGCGACGACCCGTTCTACCACTCACCGGTGCCGCTCGGCCGCCTCGCACCGGGCACGATTCTGCGCTCGCGGCAGGTCAGGCTGGGGCTGTTCGGGCTGGTGCCGCAGCAGATCGAGGCGTGGCAACTGCTCTATCGCACCACCGATCTGCGCGGCGCTCCGGAGGCGGCGGTCACCACGGTGCTGCTGCCGTGGGGCGCCGATCCGGCCGAGCGGCGGCCGCTGCTGTCGTTCCAGTGCGCGATCGACGCCGTCGCGCCGATGTGCTTCCCCTCCTACGCATTACGGCACGGCGCTCGCGCGCTCGGATCCATACCGCAGCTGGAATTGCCGCTCATCGCCAGTGCGCTGACCCGCGGCTGGGCGGTCTCGGTGCCCGATCACGAGGGGCTCGGTGGGCATTTCGGCGCGGCCCGCGAACCCGGCTATCGGGCCTTGGACGCGGCGCGCGCCGCACTGCGATTCCCGGCCCTGGGTTTGGCCGCCGATACTCGAATCGGGTTGTGGGGCTACTCCGGTGGCGGTCTGGCGACCGCCTGGGCGGCGGAGCTGGCCTCCGAGTACGCGCCCGAACTCGATATCGTCGGCGCGGTGGCGGGATCGCCGGTCGGTGATCCGGCCGCGGCCTTCGTGCGTTTGAACGCCTCGCCGTACGCGGGCTTCGCCATGGTGTTCACCGCCGGACTGCGGCGGGCGTATCCGCAACTGCGTGCGGTGCTGAGCGATCATCTCTCGGCCGCGTATCTGGCACTGCTGGATACCGCCGAGCGCACCCCGACGCTCCCGCTGCTGGCCCGCTTCGCCGGACGCGATGCCGATCGCCATGCGCGCGAAGGGCTCGCGGCCATGCTGGACCATCCCGAGCTCCGTATCGTGCTCGACGACATCCGGCCCGGCGCACAGGCTCCCGCCATGCCCATGCTGGTGCTGCAGGCGGTGCATGACGAGGTGATCGCGGTGGCCGATATCGATGCGCACGTCGGCCGGTATCTGCGGCGCGGGGCGCACGTCGGATATCTGCGGGATCGGCTCAGTATGCATCTGCCACTGCAGTTTTTGGGCGCGCCCACCATGATCGACTGGCTTGCCGATCGATTCGAGGATCAGCCGCTGGGTCTGCCTGGGCGCGAGACGGTGTGGTCGGTGGCGCTGTCACGGCGGTCGCGTTCACAGCATGTGCCGTTCCTGGCGTTGCTGCTGCGGATGCTGTGCGGCCGCCCGGTGCTGGGCCGTGCCGGCAGCCGCGAAGTGCGGCGCCGGATCGCGGTATGA
- a CDS encoding AAA family ATPase, translated as MLTTLAVENYRSLRRLVAPLGQLNVVTGANGSGKSSLYRVLRLLADFSRNGAVAGLAREGGLDSTLWAGPGRTARGEPLALRLGFAGDDFGYAADLGVPVPDRYSMFNRDPEIKAEAVWAGPVLRPATMLAERGGPVVRLRADRGGWQMVPHALKPFDSMLAELADPQHAPDLLVLRERIRGWRFYDHLRTDADAPGRTLQIGTRTMVLAHDGSDGAAALQTIREIGDAEGLNQAVDHAFPGSEIEIAGRDGRFELLLHQPGLHRPLGSGELSDGTLRYLLLVAALLSPRPPELLVLNEPETSLHPELLGPLGELIAKVAEDTQVIVVTHARQLRNVLAAHAPDLHTIELVKEDGATTVYGLRPLEEPPWHWPKR; from the coding sequence ATGTTGACCACGCTCGCCGTCGAGAACTATCGGTCGCTGCGGCGGTTGGTGGCGCCGCTCGGGCAGTTGAACGTGGTCACCGGGGCCAATGGCAGTGGCAAGTCGAGTCTCTATCGGGTGCTGCGGCTGCTGGCTGATTTCTCCCGCAATGGCGCGGTGGCCGGGCTGGCGCGGGAGGGCGGGCTCGATTCGACGCTCTGGGCGGGGCCCGGGCGGACCGCGCGCGGGGAACCGCTGGCACTGCGGCTCGGGTTCGCGGGCGACGACTTCGGTTATGCGGCGGATCTGGGTGTGCCGGTGCCGGACAGGTATTCGATGTTCAACCGGGATCCGGAGATCAAGGCGGAGGCGGTGTGGGCCGGACCGGTGCTGCGCCCCGCGACCATGCTGGCCGAGCGCGGTGGGCCGGTGGTGCGACTTCGGGCGGACAGGGGCGGCTGGCAGATGGTCCCGCACGCGCTGAAACCGTTCGACAGCATGCTCGCCGAATTGGCCGACCCGCAGCATGCGCCGGATTTGCTGGTGCTGCGCGAACGCATCAGAGGGTGGCGCTTCTACGACCACCTGCGTACCGATGCGGACGCTCCCGGCCGCACATTGCAGATCGGGACCCGGACCATGGTGCTCGCGCACGACGGCTCCGACGGCGCGGCCGCATTGCAGACGATTCGCGAGATCGGTGATGCCGAGGGCCTGAATCAGGCGGTGGACCATGCCTTTCCGGGCAGTGAGATCGAGATTGCCGGTCGGGACGGGCGTTTCGAACTACTGCTGCACCAGCCCGGACTGCACCGCCCGCTCGGCTCCGGGGAACTCTCCGACGGCACCCTGCGCTATCTGCTGCTGGTCGCGGCACTGCTGTCCCCGCGCCCGCCGGAACTGCTGGTGCTGAACGAGCCCGAGACCAGCCTGCACCCGGAATTGCTCGGCCCCCTCGGCGAACTCATCGCCAAGGTCGCCGAGGACACCCAGGTGATCGTGGTGACCCACGCGCGGCAATTGCGCAACGTACTGGCCGCGCACGCCCCGGACCTGCATACCATCGAGCTGGTCAAGGAGGACGGCGCGACCACCGTCTACGGGCTGCGACCCCTGGAGGAACCACCGTGGCACTGGCCCAAGCGATAG
- the infA gene encoding translation initiation factor IF-1, translated as MKSANSTSAKKGGGIEIDGIVVECLRNATFLVELPNGHQVLAHISGKIRKNYIKITLQDRVLVELSPYDLTRGRILFRYRT; from the coding sequence ATGAAATCTGCTAATTCCACCTCGGCCAAAAAGGGCGGGGGCATCGAAATCGACGGCATCGTCGTCGAATGTCTGCGCAATGCCACCTTCCTGGTGGAGCTTCCGAACGGTCACCAGGTGCTCGCGCACATCAGCGGCAAGATTCGGAAGAACTACATCAAGATCACGCTCCAGGACCGGGTGCTCGTGGAGCTGAGCCCCTACGACCTCACCCGCGGCCGGATCCTGTTCCGGTACCGGACGTAG
- a CDS encoding esterase/lipase family protein: MRPKMRALGGAVCAGVTAMGMALSGGVANSAPEVLSPSTASDTVGAGPELSAPLAAFAYGLTHPDAAPPGANDWTCKPSAEHPRPVVLLHGTWLNAYDSFAYLSPRIARAGFCVFAFNYGREGLLEGGGLGPILPGRYGVGPLEDSARQVAGFVDRVLAATGAPAVDVVAHSQGGPVTSQYLKFDGGQGKVRKVISLGATSHGTSLMGIATLGRWITNMGVNILGFYEPILGQSNIEQTVGSPFYTKLDADGDTVPGVDYTAIGTEHDEVSNPYQWTFLQQGPGATVDNITLQQDCAQDLSDHLTIMYSPRAASIALRALDPAAHPDLECAFNPWMIGGDGHL; encoded by the coding sequence ATGAGACCGAAAATGCGAGCGCTCGGTGGCGCTGTGTGTGCCGGAGTCACCGCGATGGGGATGGCGCTGTCCGGTGGTGTGGCGAATTCCGCGCCCGAGGTGCTCTCGCCGAGTACGGCATCGGACACCGTCGGCGCGGGTCCCGAATTGTCCGCGCCGCTGGCGGCCTTCGCCTACGGATTGACCCATCCGGATGCCGCGCCGCCCGGAGCGAACGATTGGACCTGCAAGCCCAGCGCCGAACACCCGCGCCCGGTGGTGTTGCTGCACGGCACCTGGCTCAACGCCTACGACAGCTTCGCCTATCTGTCACCGCGCATCGCCCGCGCCGGATTCTGCGTCTTCGCCTTCAACTACGGACGCGAGGGCCTGCTCGAGGGTGGTGGACTCGGGCCGATCCTGCCGGGCCGCTACGGTGTAGGGCCGCTGGAGGATTCGGCGCGGCAGGTAGCCGGTTTCGTGGACCGGGTGCTGGCCGCCACGGGTGCGCCCGCCGTCGATGTGGTGGCGCACTCCCAGGGCGGGCCGGTGACCAGCCAGTACCTGAAATTCGACGGCGGACAGGGAAAGGTGCGGAAGGTGATCTCGCTCGGGGCGACCAGCCACGGCACCTCGCTGATGGGCATCGCCACCCTGGGGCGCTGGATCACCAATATGGGTGTGAATATTCTCGGCTTCTACGAACCGATTCTCGGGCAGTCGAATATCGAACAGACGGTGGGCTCGCCGTTCTACACCAAACTCGATGCCGACGGCGATACCGTGCCCGGCGTCGACTACACCGCCATCGGCACCGAGCACGATGAGGTGTCCAATCCGTACCAGTGGACCTTCCTGCAGCAGGGGCCCGGCGCCACGGTGGACAACATCACGCTGCAGCAGGACTGTGCGCAGGATCTGTCCGACCACCTGACGATCATGTACTCGCCGCGCGCCGCCTCGATTGCCTTGCGCGCCTTGGATCCCGCCGCGCATCCGGACCTCGAATGCGCCTTCAACCCCTGGATGATCGGTGGTGATGGGCATCTCTGA
- a CDS encoding CopG family transcriptional regulator produces the protein MTSEIPGTASEFAAWAEGMTFDQDAPAPAGLPGPADKPGDGIPVKRSVKWSVDLDERLKATAEAKGITQSELIRQYMEMGLAAEGSGMVVNLADALRVLATVAHRPAA, from the coding sequence ATGACCAGTGAAATCCCCGGCACCGCTTCCGAATTCGCGGCATGGGCCGAAGGCATGACATTCGATCAGGACGCGCCCGCGCCCGCGGGACTACCGGGCCCGGCCGATAAGCCGGGGGACGGCATCCCGGTGAAGCGGTCGGTCAAGTGGTCGGTCGACCTCGACGAGCGATTGAAGGCCACCGCCGAGGCCAAGGGCATTACGCAGTCCGAACTCATCCGCCAGTACATGGAGATGGGCCTGGCCGCCGAGGGGTCCGGCATGGTCGTCAACCTCGCCGACGCCCTGCGCGTCCTGGCCACCGTCGCCCACCGTCCGGCCGCCTAG
- a CDS encoding TetR/AcrR family transcriptional regulator, giving the protein MDNPASASEITDKRLLRGARTRQIVLGRAVDIASLENLESLSFGRLAMDVGLSKAGIQTLFRTKETLQLATVDHARRMFIDAVVRPAQSKPHGAQRLRELIDRWIDYAEAPLFAGGCFQAANLSEFDSRPGPVQDALASYQQEWIYVLSHELRQAIVAGEITDLDTDLVAFQLDAILRSANTALRLGDTTAVEKIRRTVDGVLGSR; this is encoded by the coding sequence ATGGACAATCCGGCGTCCGCGTCCGAGATCACCGATAAGCGCCTGCTCCGCGGCGCCCGGACCCGGCAGATCGTGCTCGGCCGGGCCGTGGACATCGCCTCCCTGGAGAACCTGGAAAGCCTCAGCTTCGGCCGGCTGGCCATGGACGTCGGGCTCAGCAAGGCCGGCATCCAAACCCTCTTCCGCACCAAGGAAACACTGCAGCTGGCCACCGTCGACCATGCGCGCCGCATGTTCATCGACGCCGTCGTCCGCCCCGCCCAATCGAAACCCCACGGCGCACAACGCCTTCGAGAACTGATCGACCGCTGGATCGACTACGCCGAAGCCCCCCTGTTCGCCGGCGGCTGCTTCCAGGCCGCCAACCTCAGCGAATTCGACAGTCGCCCAGGCCCGGTACAAGACGCGCTGGCAAGCTACCAGCAGGAATGGATCTACGTCCTCTCCCACGAACTGCGCCAAGCCATCGTCGCCGGCGAAATCACCGACCTGGACACCGATCTCGTAGCCTTCCAACTCGACGCCATCCTCCGCTCCGCGAACACCGCCCTGCGCCTGGGCGATACGACCGCCGTCGAGAAGATCCGCCGTACAGTCGACGGCGTCCTCGGGTCGCGGTAA
- a CDS encoding SGNH/GDSL hydrolase family protein, which translates to MTVMVEPLTEATDPYCLAPSAAAGLLHDAPWRRFASVGDSLSVGAGDPTPGYLNLGWPERIRQILARVRPELAYLNTGRIGATTRQALDEQSARILAFRPDLLIVPSGANDIVRREPDWAQIEQTLRRMWELAAGTGAQLAAFTLGRAFVIPVFPDWEDRVRALNEITRTLASEYGGVIADCEEHPFNDRPNLLSADGIHFSTSGQAVIATLLVRQLAYVLGSA; encoded by the coding sequence ATGACTGTGATGGTGGAACCGCTCACCGAGGCGACGGACCCGTACTGCCTAGCGCCCTCGGCGGCCGCCGGCCTGCTTCACGACGCACCGTGGCGGCGTTTCGCCTCCGTCGGCGACAGCCTCTCGGTGGGCGCGGGCGATCCGACCCCCGGCTATCTGAATCTCGGCTGGCCCGAACGGATTCGGCAGATTCTGGCCCGGGTGCGGCCGGAGCTCGCATACCTCAATACCGGCCGGATCGGGGCCACGACGCGGCAGGCGCTGGACGAGCAGAGCGCCCGGATCCTCGCATTCCGCCCGGACCTGCTGATTGTGCCCAGCGGTGCGAACGACATCGTGCGCCGCGAACCCGACTGGGCGCAGATCGAACAGACGCTGCGCCGCATGTGGGAACTGGCGGCCGGAACGGGCGCTCAGCTGGCCGCCTTCACCCTCGGCCGCGCCTTCGTCATTCCGGTGTTCCCGGATTGGGAGGACCGGGTGCGGGCGCTCAACGAGATCACCCGCACGCTGGCGTCGGAGTACGGCGGCGTCATCGCCGACTGTGAGGAGCACCCGTTCAACGACCGTCCGAACCTGCTCAGCGCGGACGGGATTCATTTCTCGACCTCCGGCCAGGCGGTGATAGCGACATTGCTGGTGCGACAGCTGGCCTACGTTCTCGGGTCGGCATAG
- a CDS encoding PucR family transcriptional regulator has product MPTPATAVSTTAAPATVVTRTCLELTADVLERLLEVLAAVDSAVLAEHHTAVHAVTSALLGGQPATARTRSAGIEIEESYFVLALRIPPRPRGATPAVDAAVLARRTLRRLQSGLAVRSAGRALPLLSVEGGTVLLPESCTDPATLDDLIAGLSAAAAVPLTATVMHAATQAIPAAADQAHELLDMVHRLQCEPGLYRFDELAMEYQLTRPGPGREYLGALLDPLDEYPELLETLRRHLGNDLNRRRTARGLGVHTNTIDYRLKRIGQLTGFDPAQSAGLWYLRSALVARTYRNAEQHRYFEQTLT; this is encoded by the coding sequence ATGCCAACACCCGCCACCGCCGTGTCGACCACCGCAGCCCCCGCGACCGTCGTCACCCGCACCTGCCTCGAACTCACCGCCGATGTCCTCGAACGACTGCTGGAGGTGCTCGCGGCCGTCGACTCCGCGGTGCTGGCCGAACACCACACCGCCGTACACGCGGTCACCTCCGCACTGCTGGGCGGGCAGCCCGCCACGGCCCGGACGCGGTCGGCGGGCATCGAGATCGAGGAGTCGTATTTTGTGCTGGCCCTGCGCATTCCACCGCGGCCGCGCGGCGCCACACCGGCCGTCGACGCGGCGGTGCTGGCTCGGCGCACCCTGCGGCGCCTGCAATCGGGGCTGGCCGTGCGCAGCGCGGGACGGGCGCTGCCGCTGTTGAGCGTCGAGGGCGGCACCGTGCTGTTGCCCGAATCCTGCACCGACCCGGCGACTCTCGACGATCTCATCGCCGGACTGTCCGCTGCGGCAGCGGTTCCCCTCACGGCGACCGTCATGCACGCTGCGACACAGGCGATTCCGGCGGCGGCGGATCAGGCGCACGAACTGCTGGATATGGTGCACCGCCTGCAGTGCGAACCGGGTCTGTACCGGTTCGACGAGCTGGCCATGGAATATCAGCTGACCCGGCCGGGTCCGGGCCGCGAATACCTCGGGGCGCTACTGGATCCGCTCGACGAGTACCCGGAGCTGCTCGAGACCCTGCGCCGGCACCTCGGCAACGACCTGAACCGCCGCCGCACCGCGCGCGGGCTCGGCGTGCACACCAATACCATCGACTACCGGCTCAAGCGCATCGGTCAGCTCACCGGTTTCGATCCCGCCCAATCGGCGGGGCTGTGGTACCTGCGCTCCGCGCTGGTGGCCCGCACCTATCGAAATGCGGAGCAGCACAGGTACTTCGAGCAAACACTCACCTAG
- a CDS encoding TetR/AcrR family transcriptional regulator, whose product MSVEGAGAAGPLPRGRHGLSREQVESSQYQRLCTAVLEAVGELGYGATTVADIVSRAQVARRTFYAVFGGKDECFAAAYDLAVGKALDQLQDTVTGMVGVSFPDRVRLSFEIYLRVLADKPAAARALYVETMAAGPGLVAHRARVHRRFAEYIMAVVRIGVRDGELAAEPDPELIDMLLGGIDDRVRSCLNERDASHLPELASLFTRTAIAISRPPA is encoded by the coding sequence GTGAGTGTGGAGGGTGCGGGGGCCGCGGGACCACTGCCGCGCGGGCGGCACGGGCTCAGCCGTGAACAGGTTGAGTCCTCGCAGTATCAGCGATTGTGCACCGCCGTGCTGGAGGCGGTGGGGGAGCTGGGGTACGGGGCCACGACGGTCGCCGACATCGTGAGCCGGGCGCAGGTGGCGCGGCGGACGTTCTACGCCGTCTTCGGCGGCAAGGACGAATGTTTTGCCGCCGCTTACGATCTCGCGGTGGGTAAGGCCCTGGACCAATTGCAGGACACCGTCACCGGAATGGTCGGCGTGAGTTTCCCCGACCGCGTGCGGCTTTCGTTCGAGATCTATCTGCGGGTCCTGGCCGACAAGCCGGCCGCCGCTCGCGCGCTGTATGTGGAGACCATGGCCGCCGGCCCGGGCCTGGTGGCGCATCGGGCCCGGGTGCACCGCCGTTTCGCCGAATACATCATGGCCGTGGTGCGCATCGGCGTGCGCGACGGCGAACTCGCCGCGGAGCCGGATCCGGAACTGATCGATATGTTGCTCGGCGGCATCGACGATCGGGTGCGGTCCTGCCTGAACGAGCGCGATGCCTCGCACCTGCCCGAACTTGCCTCCCTGTTCACCCGCACCGCCATCGCCATCTCCCGCCCGCCCGCGTGA